The following proteins are co-located in the Anser cygnoides isolate HZ-2024a breed goose chromosome 32, Taihu_goose_T2T_genome, whole genome shotgun sequence genome:
- the DDX23 gene encoding probable ATP-dependent RNA helicase DDX23 isoform X1, producing the protein MAGELADKKDRDASPVKEERKRSRSPDRDRDRDRDRDRDRKGSPGKDRKRHRSRDRRRGSRSRSRSRSKSVDRDRRHKDRDRDRGKKDRDREKDGHRRDKDRKRSSLSPSRGKDSKSRKERDSRKAEEEEENALKKEKAQPLSLEELLAKKKAEEEAEAKPKFLSKAEREAEALRRRQQEVEERQRLLEEERKKRKQFQEMGRKMLEDPQERERRERRERMERETNGTEDEEGRQKIREEKDKSKELHAIKERYLGGVKKRRRTRHLNDRKFVFEWDASEDTSIDYNPLYKERHQVQLLGRGFIAGIDLKQQKREQSRFYGDLMEKRRTLEEKEQEEARLRKLRKKEAKQRWDDRHWSQKKLDEMTDRDWRIFREDYSITTKGGKIPNPIRSWKDSSLPPHILEVIDKCGYKEPTPIQRQAIPIGLQNRDIIGVAETGSGKTAAFLIPLLVWITTLPKIDRIEESDQGPYAIILAPTRELAQQIEEETIKFGKPLGIRTVAVIGGISREDQGFRLRMGCEIVIATPGRLIDVLENRYLVLSRCTYVVLDEADRMIDMGFEPDVQKILEHMPVTNQKPDTDEAEDPEKMLANFESGKHKYRQTVMFTATMPPAVERLARSYLRRPAVVYIGSAGKPHERVEQKVFLMSESEKRKKLLAILEQGFDPPIIIFVNQKKGCDVLAKSLEKMGYNACTLHGGKGQEQREFALSNLKAGAKDILVATDVAGRGIDIHDVSMVVNYDMAKNIEDYIHRIGRTGRAGKSGVAITFLTKEDSTVFYDLKQAILESPVSSCPPELANHPDAQHKPGTILTKKRREETIFA; encoded by the exons ATGGCTGGAGAACTGGCGGACAAGAAGGACCGGGACGCGTCGCCCGtcaaggaggagaggaaacGCTCCCGTTCCCCGGACAGGGACCGCGACCGGGACAGGGACCGCGACCGGGACCGCAAGGGGTCCCCCGGCAAGGACAGGAAGCGGCACCGGTCCCGGGATAGGAGGCGAGGCagccgctcccgctcccggtcccgctCCAAGTCGGTAGATAG GGACCGCCGGCACAAAGACCGAGATCGAGACCGGGGCAAGAAGGACCGGGACCGGGAGAAGGATGGGCACCGGCGGGACAAGGACAGGAAGAGATCCAG CTTGTCCCCAAGCAGGGGCAAGGACTCGAAGTCCCGGAAGGAGCGGGACTCGCGGAAAgcggaggaagaggaggagaatgcGCTGAAGAAGGAGAAG GCCCAGCCCCTGtccttggaggagctgctggcgaagaagaaagctgaagaggAGGCAGAAGCTAAG CCCAAGTTCCTGTCCAAGGCAGAGCGGGAGGCAGAGGCTttgcggcggcggcagcaggaggtggaggagcggcagcggctgctggaggaggagaggaagaaaaggaagcagttCCAGGAAATGGGGAGGAAGATGCTAG aAGACCCCCAGGAGCGTGAGCGCAGGGAGCGCCGGGAGCGCATGGAGCGGGAGACCAACGGCACGGAGGACGAGGAGGGCAGGCAGAAGATTCGGGAGGAGAAAGACAAGAGCAAAGAGCTCCACGCCATcaag GAGCGCTACCTGGGAGGGGTGAAGAAACGGAGACGCACCCGGCACCTGAATGACCGCAAGTTTGTCTTTGAGTGGGATGCATCAGAGGACACGTCCATTGACTACAACCCGCT GTACAAGGAACGGCACCAAGTGCAGCTGCTGGGCCGGGGATTCATCGCGGGGATCGAcctgaagcagcagaaaagggaGCAGTCGCGTTTCTACGGGGACCTGATGGAAAAGAGGCGAAcgctggaggagaaggagcaagaGGA GGCCAGGCTGCGGAAGCTGCGGAAGAAGGAGGCCAAGCAGCGCTGGGATGACCGCCACTGGTCCCAGAAGAAGCTGGACGAGATGACAGACAGGGACTGGCGCATTTTCCGTGAGGACTACAGCATCACCACCAAAGGGGGCAAGATCCCCAACCCCATCCGCTCCTGGAAGGACTCATCCCTGCCCCCCCACATCCTGGAGGTCATCGACAAGTGCGGCTACAAG GAGCCCACCCCGATCCAGCGCCAGGCGATCCCCATCGGCCTGCAGAACCGCGACATCATCGGCGTGGCTGAGACGGGCAGCGGCAAAACGGCCGCTTTCCTCATCCCCCTGCTCGTCTGGATCACGACCCTGCCCAAAATCGACCG GATCGAGGAGTCGGACCAGGGTCCCTACGCCATCATCTTGGCCCCTACTCGAGAGCTGGCCCAGCAGATCGAGGAGGAAACCATCAAGTTTGGGAAGCCGCTGGGCATCCGCACGGTGGCCGTGATCGGAGGAATCTCCCGCGAGGACCAAGGCTTCCGGCTGCGCATGGGCTGCGAG ATCGTCATCGCCACGCCGGGGCGTCTCATTGACGTGCTGGAGAACCGCTACCTGGTGCTGAGCCGCTGCACCTACGTGGTGCTGGACGAGGCGGACCGCATGATCGATATGGGCTTCGAGCCCGACGTGCAGAAGATCCTGGAGCACATGCCCGTCACCAACCAAAAACCCGACACGGACGAGGCCGAGGACCCCGAGAAGATGCTGGCGAACTTCGAGTCGGGGAAGCACAAGTACAGGCAG ACCGTCATGTTCACGGCCACTATGCCGCCGGCGGTGGAGCGCCTGGCCCGCAGCTACCTCCGCCGTCCGGCTGTGGTCTACATCGGCTCCGCCGGCAAGCCGCACGAGCGGGTGGAGCAGAAGGTCTTCCTCATGTCGGAGTCGGAGAAGAG GAAGAAGCTGTTAGCCATTCTGGAGCAGGGCTTCGACCCGCCCATTATCATTTTTGTCAACCAGAAGAAGGGCTGCGATGTGCTGGCGAAGTCGCTGGAGAAGATGGGG TACAACGCCTGCACCCTGCACGGCGGCAAAGGCCAGGAGCAGCGAGAGTTCGCCCTCTCCAACCTGAAGGCTGGGGCCAAGGACATCCTGGTGGCCACGGACGTGGCCGGCCGCGGTATCGACATCCACGACGTCTCCATGGTCGTCAACTACGACATGGCCAAGAACATCGAGG ATTACATCCACCGCATCGGGCGGACGGGCCGCGCGGGGAAGAGCGGCGTGGCCATCACCTTCCTCACCAAGGAGGACTCCACCGTCTTCTACGACCTGAAGCAGGCCATCCTGGAGAGCCCCGTGTCCTCCTGCCCCCCCGAGCTGGCCAACCACCCTGACGCCCAGCACAAGCCTGGCACCATCCTCACCAAGAAGAGGCGGGAGGAGACCATCTTCGCCTGA
- the DDX23 gene encoding probable ATP-dependent RNA helicase DDX23 isoform X2 has translation MAGELADKKDRDASPVKEERKRSRSPDRDRDRDRDRDRDRKGSPGKDRKRHRSRDRRRGSRSRSRSRSKSVDRDRRHKDRDRDRGKKDRDREKDGHRRDKDRKRSSLSPSRGKDSKSRKERDSRKAEEEEENALKKEKAQPLSLEELLAKKKAEEEAEAKPKFLSKAEREAEALRRRQQEVEERQRLLEEERKKRKQFQEMGRKMLDPQERERRERRERMERETNGTEDEEGRQKIREEKDKSKELHAIKERYLGGVKKRRRTRHLNDRKFVFEWDASEDTSIDYNPLYKERHQVQLLGRGFIAGIDLKQQKREQSRFYGDLMEKRRTLEEKEQEEARLRKLRKKEAKQRWDDRHWSQKKLDEMTDRDWRIFREDYSITTKGGKIPNPIRSWKDSSLPPHILEVIDKCGYKEPTPIQRQAIPIGLQNRDIIGVAETGSGKTAAFLIPLLVWITTLPKIDRIEESDQGPYAIILAPTRELAQQIEEETIKFGKPLGIRTVAVIGGISREDQGFRLRMGCEIVIATPGRLIDVLENRYLVLSRCTYVVLDEADRMIDMGFEPDVQKILEHMPVTNQKPDTDEAEDPEKMLANFESGKHKYRQTVMFTATMPPAVERLARSYLRRPAVVYIGSAGKPHERVEQKVFLMSESEKRKKLLAILEQGFDPPIIIFVNQKKGCDVLAKSLEKMGYNACTLHGGKGQEQREFALSNLKAGAKDILVATDVAGRGIDIHDVSMVVNYDMAKNIEDYIHRIGRTGRAGKSGVAITFLTKEDSTVFYDLKQAILESPVSSCPPELANHPDAQHKPGTILTKKRREETIFA, from the exons ATGGCTGGAGAACTGGCGGACAAGAAGGACCGGGACGCGTCGCCCGtcaaggaggagaggaaacGCTCCCGTTCCCCGGACAGGGACCGCGACCGGGACAGGGACCGCGACCGGGACCGCAAGGGGTCCCCCGGCAAGGACAGGAAGCGGCACCGGTCCCGGGATAGGAGGCGAGGCagccgctcccgctcccggtcccgctCCAAGTCGGTAGATAG GGACCGCCGGCACAAAGACCGAGATCGAGACCGGGGCAAGAAGGACCGGGACCGGGAGAAGGATGGGCACCGGCGGGACAAGGACAGGAAGAGATCCAG CTTGTCCCCAAGCAGGGGCAAGGACTCGAAGTCCCGGAAGGAGCGGGACTCGCGGAAAgcggaggaagaggaggagaatgcGCTGAAGAAGGAGAAG GCCCAGCCCCTGtccttggaggagctgctggcgaagaagaaagctgaagaggAGGCAGAAGCTAAG CCCAAGTTCCTGTCCAAGGCAGAGCGGGAGGCAGAGGCTttgcggcggcggcagcaggaggtggaggagcggcagcggctgctggaggaggagaggaagaaaaggaagcagttCCAGGAAATGGGGAGGAAGATGCTAG ACCCCCAGGAGCGTGAGCGCAGGGAGCGCCGGGAGCGCATGGAGCGGGAGACCAACGGCACGGAGGACGAGGAGGGCAGGCAGAAGATTCGGGAGGAGAAAGACAAGAGCAAAGAGCTCCACGCCATcaag GAGCGCTACCTGGGAGGGGTGAAGAAACGGAGACGCACCCGGCACCTGAATGACCGCAAGTTTGTCTTTGAGTGGGATGCATCAGAGGACACGTCCATTGACTACAACCCGCT GTACAAGGAACGGCACCAAGTGCAGCTGCTGGGCCGGGGATTCATCGCGGGGATCGAcctgaagcagcagaaaagggaGCAGTCGCGTTTCTACGGGGACCTGATGGAAAAGAGGCGAAcgctggaggagaaggagcaagaGGA GGCCAGGCTGCGGAAGCTGCGGAAGAAGGAGGCCAAGCAGCGCTGGGATGACCGCCACTGGTCCCAGAAGAAGCTGGACGAGATGACAGACAGGGACTGGCGCATTTTCCGTGAGGACTACAGCATCACCACCAAAGGGGGCAAGATCCCCAACCCCATCCGCTCCTGGAAGGACTCATCCCTGCCCCCCCACATCCTGGAGGTCATCGACAAGTGCGGCTACAAG GAGCCCACCCCGATCCAGCGCCAGGCGATCCCCATCGGCCTGCAGAACCGCGACATCATCGGCGTGGCTGAGACGGGCAGCGGCAAAACGGCCGCTTTCCTCATCCCCCTGCTCGTCTGGATCACGACCCTGCCCAAAATCGACCG GATCGAGGAGTCGGACCAGGGTCCCTACGCCATCATCTTGGCCCCTACTCGAGAGCTGGCCCAGCAGATCGAGGAGGAAACCATCAAGTTTGGGAAGCCGCTGGGCATCCGCACGGTGGCCGTGATCGGAGGAATCTCCCGCGAGGACCAAGGCTTCCGGCTGCGCATGGGCTGCGAG ATCGTCATCGCCACGCCGGGGCGTCTCATTGACGTGCTGGAGAACCGCTACCTGGTGCTGAGCCGCTGCACCTACGTGGTGCTGGACGAGGCGGACCGCATGATCGATATGGGCTTCGAGCCCGACGTGCAGAAGATCCTGGAGCACATGCCCGTCACCAACCAAAAACCCGACACGGACGAGGCCGAGGACCCCGAGAAGATGCTGGCGAACTTCGAGTCGGGGAAGCACAAGTACAGGCAG ACCGTCATGTTCACGGCCACTATGCCGCCGGCGGTGGAGCGCCTGGCCCGCAGCTACCTCCGCCGTCCGGCTGTGGTCTACATCGGCTCCGCCGGCAAGCCGCACGAGCGGGTGGAGCAGAAGGTCTTCCTCATGTCGGAGTCGGAGAAGAG GAAGAAGCTGTTAGCCATTCTGGAGCAGGGCTTCGACCCGCCCATTATCATTTTTGTCAACCAGAAGAAGGGCTGCGATGTGCTGGCGAAGTCGCTGGAGAAGATGGGG TACAACGCCTGCACCCTGCACGGCGGCAAAGGCCAGGAGCAGCGAGAGTTCGCCCTCTCCAACCTGAAGGCTGGGGCCAAGGACATCCTGGTGGCCACGGACGTGGCCGGCCGCGGTATCGACATCCACGACGTCTCCATGGTCGTCAACTACGACATGGCCAAGAACATCGAGG ATTACATCCACCGCATCGGGCGGACGGGCCGCGCGGGGAAGAGCGGCGTGGCCATCACCTTCCTCACCAAGGAGGACTCCACCGTCTTCTACGACCTGAAGCAGGCCATCCTGGAGAGCCCCGTGTCCTCCTGCCCCCCCGAGCTGGCCAACCACCCTGACGCCCAGCACAAGCCTGGCACCATCCTCACCAAGAAGAGGCGGGAGGAGACCATCTTCGCCTGA